The Quercus robur chromosome 7, dhQueRobu3.1, whole genome shotgun sequence genome has a segment encoding these proteins:
- the LOC126693559 gene encoding disease resistance protein RPV1-like isoform X1, giving the protein MVELESLLAIGSNDVRFIGVWAMGGMGKTTLARVVYHMVSKEFEAYSFIEDVRENSEKHGLVGLQQKLISNILEETDLKIRDKYDGVLKIRNRLCHKRILLVLDDVNESDQLENLAGEHDWFGPGSRIIITTRDVHVLKTHGVDEIYAVKGLYDKDALQLFCSKAFRKEHVPNDYLVMSKEVLKYAAGLPLALKVLGSFLFGKSTNLWRSALERIKENPKKEVFNVLQISFDGLDDLDKEIFLHIACFFNHEEKDHIVEVLDSLGLHPDIGLQELIDKSLLEDDEGILRMHDLLEEMGKNIVRRECPNDCGKWNRLWRNEDIENVLKKNKGNEVVQAMHIWNYYDCYHLEDEDEETWWSPEGNSQMHDLKILRIDGISQMHNLKFLRIDGSFCAPQRLPNSLSVLSWRYYISNSLPSTFLPDGLVQLCLPDSRIKKLWIGVKNFDKLKIMDLSYSDLIICPDFTGVPNLEKLTFSNCLKLHELHPTIGILKKLVLLNLKDCRKLSHLPSKFEMDSLMTLVLSSCVRLETIPENMGNMKCLQSLNLDFTAIKELPSSIGGLIGLTSLTLRGCKNLVCLPNTICCLKSLECLDLSGTAIKELPSSIECLPSLTSLDMHGCKNLVCLPNTTCGFQFHGALDLSTCSRFKNLPENPWIIERLGRLDLSETAIEEFPSSIGGLIGLTSLTLRSCKKLVCLPNTICCLKSLECLDLSGSSNFENLPENLGNVKGLKRLNLSGTAIKELPSSIECLPSLTSLDMHGCKNLVCLPNTTCGFQFQGALDLSTCSRFKNLAENPWIIERLGRLDLSETAIEEFPSSIGGLIGLTSLNLRGCKNLVCLSNTICYLKSLECLDLSRSSNFENLPENLGNVKGLKRLNLSGTAIKELPSSIECLPSLTSLVMHGCKNLVCLPNTTCGFQFHGALDLSTCSRFKNLPENPWIIECLGRLDLSETAIEELPSSIGGLIGLTSLTLGSCKNLVYLPNTICCLKSLECLDLSRSSNFENLPENLGNVKSLKMLHLDFTAIMELPSSIGGLIGLTSLTLRGCKKLVCLPNSICCLKSLECLDLFGSSNFENLPENLGNVKGLKRLNLSGTAIKELPSSIECLPSLTSLVMHGCKNLVCFPNTTCGFQFHGALDLSTCSRFENLPENPWIIERLGMLDLSKTAIEEMPSSIGCLTNLTALTLRFCLNLVRLPSTICSLKLLNSLDLYGCIKFNNLPVNIGNMKGLKWLDLCWTDIKEVPSSIALLKSLEHLYISKWKLSEFYFMPVTLATMAPLWSSLPRSPLLSLSLHHSLSTSPVPMGFLFPSLSGLQSLTNLGLSDCNLLSISNDIGCLSSLVQLDLSGNNFVFLPESMSQLSNLRRLYLEGCKSLQSLESVPSTVDYVIANNCTSLEKLPKLQFNPSRSDHSRLNFQCCNCFKLVDYFQSSNMLQGLPNIIIPGGKIPKWFSLECQGGNIGVSFRGCDDLMGIALCIVLVPNGSQVSQLTYNLFINEFKWFVQNFQLKYGNVESPHRWLLYLSSQYLGSDWGKILSHTDANGLSQLEMKLLANKEGVEKIGVHLVYKQDIVDPNQTMAQCINNNSILYEDLADSEDQPESEIFNFAMEGEDQTSKKLDFIHGGKSHCFQDIEDPNQTITELSINSRTLYENLGDLCHDLYHSAAEGSRNKRSRDEQDWAGPSGEGYSSDEPNPKTWRLYG; this is encoded by the exons ATGGTGGAATTGGAGTCGTTATTAGCTATAGGGTCAAACGATGTTCGCTTTATAGGGGTTTGGGCAATGGGGGGAATGGGTAAGACAACTCTTGCTAGAGTTGTTTACCATATGGTTTCTAAAGAATTTGAAGCTTATAGTTTTATTGAGGATGTTAGGGAAAATTCTGAAAAACATGGTTTAGTTGGACTACAACAGAAACTTATTTCTAATATTTTGGAGGAAACAGATTTGAAAATTAGAGATAAGTATGATGGAGTTCTCAAGATCAGGAATAGGTTATGTCATAAAAggattcttcttgttcttgatgaCGTAAATGAATCAgaccagttagaaaatttggcGGGGGAGCATGATTGGTTTGGTCCGGGTAGTAGAATTATCATAACAACAAGAGATGTGCATGTGTTGAAAACGCATGGAGTTGATGAAATATATGCAGTTAAAGGATTGTATGACAAAGATGCTTTACAACTTTTTTGCTCAAAAGCTTTTAGAAAAGAGCATGTCCCAAATGATTATTTAGTGATGTCCAAAGAAGTTTTAAAATATGCTGCTGGTCTGCCTTTAGCTCTTAAGGTTTTGGGTTCCTTCTTGTTTGGGAAAAGTACCAATTTATGGAGAAGTGCATTGGAGAGGATCaaagaaaatcctaagaaaGAAGTTTTCAATGTACTTCAAATAAGTTTTGATGGACTCGATGACTTAGATAAGGAAATATTCCTGCATATTGCATGCTTCTTTAATCATGAGGAGAAGGATCATATAGTAGAAGTACTAGATAGTCTTGGCCTTCACCCTGATATTGGATTGCAGGAACTCATTGATAAATCTCTCTTGGAAGATGATGAAGGTATATTGAGGATGCATGATTTACTTGAAGAAATGGGTAAGAACATAGTTCGTCGAGAGTGCCCTAATGATTGTGGGAAGTGGAATAGGCTGTGGCGTAACGAGGACATTGAAAACgtgttgaaaaaaaataag GGAAATGAAGTAGTCCAAGCCATGCATATTTGGAATTATTATGATTGTTATCatcttgaagatgaagatgaagagaCATGGTGGAGCCCTGAGGGCAATTCGCAGATGCACGATCTTAAAATTCTTAGAATTGATGGTATTTCGCAGATGCACAATCTTAAATTTCTTAGAATTGATGGTAGTTTCTGTGCCCCTCAACGTCTTCCAAATTCTTTGAGCGTTCTTTCTTGGAGGTATTATATTTCAAATTCTTTGCCATCAACTTTCCTGCCAGATGGGCTTGTTCAACTTTGTTTGCCAGATAGCAGAATTAAAAAACTTTGGATAGGAGTAAAG aattttgacaagttgaagatCATGGACTTGTCATACTCAGACTTGATTATATGCCCAGACTTCACTGGAGTCCCAAATCTCGAGAAATTaactttttcaaattgtttaaaGTTACATGAGCTTCACCCAACCATTGGAATTCTTAAAAAGCTTGTTCTTCTTAATCTAAAAGATTGCCGAAAACTAAGTCATCTTCCAAGCAAGTTTGAAATGGATTCCCTCATGACTCTAGTGCTTTCAAGTTGCGTAAGACTCGAGACAATTCCAGAAAATATGGGAAACATGAAATGCTTACAAAGTCTTAATTTGGATTTCACTGCTATTAAGGAACTACCTTCATCAATTGGAGGCTTGATTGGCCTGACTTCATTGACTCTTAGGGGTTGCAAAAATCTTGTGTGTCTTCCTAACACcatttgttgtttgaaatcacTCGAATGTCTTGATCTTTCTGGGACAGCTATAAAAGAGTTGCCTTCATCAATTGAATGCTTGCCAAGCCTTACTTCATTGGATATGCATGGTTGCAAAAATCTTGTGTGTCTTCCTAACACCACTTGTGGTTTTCAGTTCCATGGTGCTCTTGATCTTTCAACATGCTCAAGATTTAAAAACTTGCCAGAGAACCCGTGGATAATCGAACGTCTAGGGAGGCTTGATTTGAGTGAAACAGCTATAGAAGAGTTTC CTTCATCAATTGGAGGCTTGATTGGCCTGACTTCATTGACTCTTAGGAGCTGCAAAAAACTTGTGTGTCTTCCTAACACcatttgttgtttgaaatcacTTGAATGTCTTGATCTTTCTGGGagctcaaattttgaaaacttgccAGAGAATCTAGGGAATGTAAAAGGTTTGAAGAGGCTTAATTTGAGTGGAACAGCTATAAAAGAGTTGCCTTCATCAATTGAATGCTTGCCAAGCCTTACTTCATTGGATATGCATGGTTGCAAAAATCTTGTGTGTCTTCCTAACACCACTTGTGGTTTTCAGTTCCAGGGTGCTCTTGATCTTTCAACATGCTCAAGATTTAAAAACTTGGCAGAGAACCCGTGGATAATCGAACGTCTAGGGAGGCTTGATTTGAGTGAAACAGCTATAGAAGAGTTTCCTTCATCAATTGGAGGCTTGATTGGCCTGACTTCATTGAATCTTAGGGGTTGCAAAAATCTTGTGTGTCTTTCTAACACCatttgttatttgaaatcaCTTGAATGTCTTGATCTTTCTCGGagctcaaattttgaaaacttgccAGAGAATCTAGGGAATGTCAAAG GTTTGAAGAGGCTTAATTTGAGTGGAACAGCTATAAAAGAGTTGCCTTCATCAATTGAATGCTTGCCAAGCCTTACTTCATTGGTTATGCATGGTTGCAAAAATCTTGTGTGTCTTCCTAACACCACTTGTGGTTTTCAGTTCCATGGTGCTCTTGATCTTTCAACATGCTCAAGATTTAAAAACTTGCCAGAGAACCCGTGGATAATCGAATGTCTAGGGAGGCTTGATTTGAGTGAAACAGCTATAGAAGAGCTTCCTTCATCAATTGGAGGCTTGATTGGCCTGACTTCATTGACTCTTGGGAGCTGCAAAAATCTTGTGTATCTTCCTAACACcatttgttgtttgaaatcacTTGAATGTCTTGATCTTTCTCGGagctcaaattttgaaaacttgccAGAGAATCTAGGGAATGTCAAAAGTCTAAAGATGCTTCATTTGGATTTCACTGCTATTATGGAACTACCTTCATCAATTGGAGGCTTGATTGGCTTGACTTCATTGACTCTTAGGGGTTGCAAAAAACTTGTGTGTCTTCCTAACTCcatttgttgtttgaaatcacTTGAATGTCTTGATCTTTTTGGGagctcaaattttgaaaacttgccAGAGAATCTAGGGAATGTAAAAGGTTTGAAGAGGCTTAATTTGAGTGGAACAGCTATAAAAGAGTTGCCTTCATCAATTGAATGCTTGCCAAGCCTTACTTCATTGGTTATGCATGGTTGCAAAAATCTTGTGTGTTTTCCTAACACCACTTGTGGTTTTCAGTTCCATGGTGCTCTTGATCTTTCAACATGCTCAAGATTTGAAAACTTGCCAGAGAACCCGTGGATAATCGAAC GTCTAGGGATGCTTGATTTGAGTAAAACAGCTATAGAAGAGATGCCTTCATCAATTGGATGTTTGACTAACCTTACTGCATTGACTTTAAGATTTTGCTTAAATCTTGTGCGCCTTCCTAGCACCATTTGTAGTTTGAAGTTGCTTAATTCTCTTGATCTTTATGGATGCATAAAATTTAACAACTTGCCAGTGAACATAGGAAATATGAAAGGTTTGAAGTGGCTTGATTTGTGTTGGACGGACATAAAGGAGGTTCCTTCTTCCATTGCTCTCCTTAAAAGTCTCGAACACTTATATATCAGTAAATGGAAGTTatctgaattttattttatgccaGTAACTCTTGCGACGATGGCCCCATTATGGAGTTCCCTGCCAAGAAGCCCATTATTGTCTTTATCTTTACATCATTCCTTATCAACAAGTCCCGTTCCAATGGGCTTTTTATTTCCTTCCTTATCAGGTCTGCAGTCTTTAACTAATCTGGGTCTTAGTGACTGCAATCTTTTGTCAATCTCCAATGACATTGGTTGCTTGTCCTCTTTAGTACAGTTAGATCTAAGtggaaataattttgttttccttcctGAAAGCATGTCTCAACTCTCTAATCTTCGAAGACTCTATTTAGAGGGTTGCAAAAGTCTTCAATCATTGGAAAGTGTTCCGTCAACTGTTGATTATGTAATTGCAAACAATTGTACCTCACTGGAGAAATTGCCAAAACTGCAATTTAATCCTTCTAGGTCAGATCACTCCCGTTTAAATTTCCAGTGTTGCAACTGCTTCAAATTGGTTGACTATTTTCAAAGCAGTAACATGCTTCag GGACTACCAAACATTATTATTCCTGGAGGTAAAATTCCGAAATGGTTTTCCCTTGAATGTCAGGGTGGTAACATAGGAGTGTCTTTTCGTGGGTGTGATGACTTGATGGGAATTGCGTTGTGTATTGTACTTGTACCCAATGGGTCACAAGTCTCACAACTtacatataatttatttatcaatgAATTTAAATGGTTCGTACAAAATTTTCAGTTAAAATATGGTAATGTTGAATCACCTCACCGTTGGCTGCTCTATTTGTCCTCTCAATATTTGGGCTCTGATTGGGGTAAAATACTTAGTCACACTGATGCTAATGGACTCAGTCAACTCGAGATGAAATTATTAGCTAACAAAGAGGGGGTGGAGAAAATTGGGGTTCATTTGGTATACAAGCAAGACATCGTAGATCCCAATCAAACTATGGCACAGTGCATTAACAACAACAGTATACTGTATGAGGATCTGGCTGATTCTGAGGATCAGCCAGAATCAGAAATTTTTAACTTTGCCA TGGAAGGAGAGGATCAAACGTCCAAGAAGCTTGACTTCATTCATGGAGGGAAGAGCCATTGTTTCCAAGACATTGAAGATCCCAATCAAACTATAACAGAGTTGAGCATCAACAGCAGGACACTCTATGAGAATCTGGGTGATCTCTGCCATGATCTTTACCATTCAGCCGCAGAAGGTAGCAGAAATAAACGAAGCCGTGATGAGCAAGATTGGGCTGGACCTAGTGGAGAAGGCTACTCTAGTGATGAACCAAATCCAAAGACTTGGAGGTTGTATGGCTGA
- the LOC126693559 gene encoding disease resistance protein Roq1-like isoform X2: MVELESLLAIGSNDVRFIGVWAMGGMGKTTLARVVYHMVSKEFEAYSFIEDVRENSEKHGLVGLQQKLISNILEETDLKIRDKYDGVLKIRNRLCHKRILLVLDDVNESDQLENLAGEHDWFGPGSRIIITTRDVHVLKTHGVDEIYAVKGLYDKDALQLFCSKAFRKEHVPNDYLVMSKEVLKYAAGLPLALKVLGSFLFGKSTNLWRSALERIKENPKKEVFNVLQISFDGLDDLDKEIFLHIACFFNHEEKDHIVEVLDSLGLHPDIGLQELIDKSLLEDDEGILRMHDLLEEMGKNIVRRECPNDCGKWNRLWRNEDIENVLKKNKGNEVVQAMHIWNYYDCYHLEDEDEETWWSPEGNSQMHDLKILRIDGISQMHNLKFLRIDGSFCAPQRLPNSLSVLSWRYYISNSLPSTFLPDGLVQLCLPDSRIKKLWIGVKNFDKLKIMDLSYSDLIICPDFTGVPNLEKLTFSNCLKLHELHPTIGILKKLVLLNLKDCRKLSHLPSKFEMDSLMTLVLSSCVRLETIPENMGNMKCLQSLNLDFTAIKELPSSIGGLIGLTSLTLRGCKNLVCLPNTICCLKSLECLDLSGTAIKELPSSIECLPSLTSLDMHGCKNLVCLPNTTCGFQFHGALDLSTCSRFKNLPENPWIIERLGRLDLSETAIEEFPSSIGGLIGLTSLTLRSCKKLVCLPNTICCLKSLECLDLSGSSNFENLPENLGNVKGLKMLLLDFTAIMELPSSIGGLIGLTSLTLRSCKKLVCLPNTICCLKSLEYLDLFGSSNFENLPENLGNVKGLKRLNLSGTAIKELPSSIECLPSLTSLVMHGCKNLVCLPNTTCGFQFHGALDLSTCSRFKNLPENPWIIECLGRLDLSETAIEELPSSIGGLIGLTSLTLGSCKNLVYLPNTICCLKSLECLDLSRSSNFENLPENLGNVKSLKMLHLDFTAIMELPSSIGGLIGLTSLTLRGCKKLVCLPNSICCLKSLECLDLFGSSNFENLPENLGNVKGLKRLNLSGTAIKELPSSIECLPSLTSLVMHGCKNLVCFPNTTCGFQFHGALDLSTCSRFENLPENPWIIERLGMLDLSKTAIEEMPSSIGCLTNLTALTLRFCLNLVRLPSTICSLKLLNSLDLYGCIKFNNLPVNIGNMKGLKWLDLCWTDIKEVPSSIALLKSLEHLYISKWKLSEFYFMPVTLATMAPLWSSLPRSPLLSLSLHHSLSTSPVPMGFLFPSLSGLQSLTNLGLSDCNLLSISNDIGCLSSLVQLDLSGNNFVFLPESMSQLSNLRRLYLEGCKSLQSLESVPSTVDYVIANNCTSLEKLPKLQFNPSRSDHSRLNFQCCNCFKLVDYFQSSNMLQGLPNIIIPGGKIPKWFSLECQGGNIGVSFRGCDDLMGIALCIVLVPNGSQVSQLTYNLFINEFKWFVQNFQLKYGNVESPHRWLLYLSSQYLGSDWGKILSHTDANGLSQLEMKLLANKEGVEKIGVHLVYKQDIVDPNQTMAQCINNNSILYEDLADSEDQPESEIFNFAMEGEDQTSKKLDFIHGGKSHCFQDIEDPNQTITELSINSRTLYENLGDLCHDLYHSAAEGSRNKRSRDEQDWAGPSGEGYSSDEPNPKTWRLYG, from the exons ATGGTGGAATTGGAGTCGTTATTAGCTATAGGGTCAAACGATGTTCGCTTTATAGGGGTTTGGGCAATGGGGGGAATGGGTAAGACAACTCTTGCTAGAGTTGTTTACCATATGGTTTCTAAAGAATTTGAAGCTTATAGTTTTATTGAGGATGTTAGGGAAAATTCTGAAAAACATGGTTTAGTTGGACTACAACAGAAACTTATTTCTAATATTTTGGAGGAAACAGATTTGAAAATTAGAGATAAGTATGATGGAGTTCTCAAGATCAGGAATAGGTTATGTCATAAAAggattcttcttgttcttgatgaCGTAAATGAATCAgaccagttagaaaatttggcGGGGGAGCATGATTGGTTTGGTCCGGGTAGTAGAATTATCATAACAACAAGAGATGTGCATGTGTTGAAAACGCATGGAGTTGATGAAATATATGCAGTTAAAGGATTGTATGACAAAGATGCTTTACAACTTTTTTGCTCAAAAGCTTTTAGAAAAGAGCATGTCCCAAATGATTATTTAGTGATGTCCAAAGAAGTTTTAAAATATGCTGCTGGTCTGCCTTTAGCTCTTAAGGTTTTGGGTTCCTTCTTGTTTGGGAAAAGTACCAATTTATGGAGAAGTGCATTGGAGAGGATCaaagaaaatcctaagaaaGAAGTTTTCAATGTACTTCAAATAAGTTTTGATGGACTCGATGACTTAGATAAGGAAATATTCCTGCATATTGCATGCTTCTTTAATCATGAGGAGAAGGATCATATAGTAGAAGTACTAGATAGTCTTGGCCTTCACCCTGATATTGGATTGCAGGAACTCATTGATAAATCTCTCTTGGAAGATGATGAAGGTATATTGAGGATGCATGATTTACTTGAAGAAATGGGTAAGAACATAGTTCGTCGAGAGTGCCCTAATGATTGTGGGAAGTGGAATAGGCTGTGGCGTAACGAGGACATTGAAAACgtgttgaaaaaaaataag GGAAATGAAGTAGTCCAAGCCATGCATATTTGGAATTATTATGATTGTTATCatcttgaagatgaagatgaagagaCATGGTGGAGCCCTGAGGGCAATTCGCAGATGCACGATCTTAAAATTCTTAGAATTGATGGTATTTCGCAGATGCACAATCTTAAATTTCTTAGAATTGATGGTAGTTTCTGTGCCCCTCAACGTCTTCCAAATTCTTTGAGCGTTCTTTCTTGGAGGTATTATATTTCAAATTCTTTGCCATCAACTTTCCTGCCAGATGGGCTTGTTCAACTTTGTTTGCCAGATAGCAGAATTAAAAAACTTTGGATAGGAGTAAAG aattttgacaagttgaagatCATGGACTTGTCATACTCAGACTTGATTATATGCCCAGACTTCACTGGAGTCCCAAATCTCGAGAAATTaactttttcaaattgtttaaaGTTACATGAGCTTCACCCAACCATTGGAATTCTTAAAAAGCTTGTTCTTCTTAATCTAAAAGATTGCCGAAAACTAAGTCATCTTCCAAGCAAGTTTGAAATGGATTCCCTCATGACTCTAGTGCTTTCAAGTTGCGTAAGACTCGAGACAATTCCAGAAAATATGGGAAACATGAAATGCTTACAAAGTCTTAATTTGGATTTCACTGCTATTAAGGAACTACCTTCATCAATTGGAGGCTTGATTGGCCTGACTTCATTGACTCTTAGGGGTTGCAAAAATCTTGTGTGTCTTCCTAACACcatttgttgtttgaaatcacTCGAATGTCTTGATCTTTCTGGGACAGCTATAAAAGAGTTGCCTTCATCAATTGAATGCTTGCCAAGCCTTACTTCATTGGATATGCATGGTTGCAAAAATCTTGTGTGTCTTCCTAACACCACTTGTGGTTTTCAGTTCCATGGTGCTCTTGATCTTTCAACATGCTCAAGATTTAAAAACTTGCCAGAGAACCCGTGGATAATCGAACGTCTAGGGAGGCTTGATTTGAGTGAAACAGCTATAGAAGAGTTTC CTTCATCAATTGGAGGCTTGATTGGCCTGACTTCATTGACTCTTAGGAGCTGCAAAAAACTTGTGTGTCTTCCTAACACcatttgttgtttgaaatcacTTGAATGTCTTGATCTTTCTGGGagctcaaattttgaaaacttgccAGAGAATCTAGGGAATGTAAAAG GTCTAAAGATGCTTCTTTTGGATTTCACTGCTATTATGGAACTACCTTCATCAATTGGAGGCTTGATTGGCCTGACTTCATTGACTCTTAGGAGCTGCAAAAAACTTGTGTGTCTTCCTAACACcatttgttgtttgaaatcacTTGAATATCTTGATCTTTTTGGGagctcaaattttgaaaacttgccAGAGAATCTAGGGAATGTAAAAGGTTTGAAGAGGCTTAATTTGAGTGGAACAGCTATAAAAGAGTTGCCTTCATCAATTGAATGCTTGCCAAGCCTTACTTCATTGGTTATGCATGGTTGCAAAAATCTTGTGTGTCTTCCTAACACCACTTGTGGTTTTCAGTTCCATGGTGCTCTTGATCTTTCAACATGCTCAAGATTTAAAAACTTGCCAGAGAACCCGTGGATAATCGAATGTCTAGGGAGGCTTGATTTGAGTGAAACAGCTATAGAAGAGCTTCCTTCATCAATTGGAGGCTTGATTGGCCTGACTTCATTGACTCTTGGGAGCTGCAAAAATCTTGTGTATCTTCCTAACACcatttgttgtttgaaatcacTTGAATGTCTTGATCTTTCTCGGagctcaaattttgaaaacttgccAGAGAATCTAGGGAATGTCAAAAGTCTAAAGATGCTTCATTTGGATTTCACTGCTATTATGGAACTACCTTCATCAATTGGAGGCTTGATTGGCTTGACTTCATTGACTCTTAGGGGTTGCAAAAAACTTGTGTGTCTTCCTAACTCcatttgttgtttgaaatcacTTGAATGTCTTGATCTTTTTGGGagctcaaattttgaaaacttgccAGAGAATCTAGGGAATGTAAAAGGTTTGAAGAGGCTTAATTTGAGTGGAACAGCTATAAAAGAGTTGCCTTCATCAATTGAATGCTTGCCAAGCCTTACTTCATTGGTTATGCATGGTTGCAAAAATCTTGTGTGTTTTCCTAACACCACTTGTGGTTTTCAGTTCCATGGTGCTCTTGATCTTTCAACATGCTCAAGATTTGAAAACTTGCCAGAGAACCCGTGGATAATCGAAC GTCTAGGGATGCTTGATTTGAGTAAAACAGCTATAGAAGAGATGCCTTCATCAATTGGATGTTTGACTAACCTTACTGCATTGACTTTAAGATTTTGCTTAAATCTTGTGCGCCTTCCTAGCACCATTTGTAGTTTGAAGTTGCTTAATTCTCTTGATCTTTATGGATGCATAAAATTTAACAACTTGCCAGTGAACATAGGAAATATGAAAGGTTTGAAGTGGCTTGATTTGTGTTGGACGGACATAAAGGAGGTTCCTTCTTCCATTGCTCTCCTTAAAAGTCTCGAACACTTATATATCAGTAAATGGAAGTTatctgaattttattttatgccaGTAACTCTTGCGACGATGGCCCCATTATGGAGTTCCCTGCCAAGAAGCCCATTATTGTCTTTATCTTTACATCATTCCTTATCAACAAGTCCCGTTCCAATGGGCTTTTTATTTCCTTCCTTATCAGGTCTGCAGTCTTTAACTAATCTGGGTCTTAGTGACTGCAATCTTTTGTCAATCTCCAATGACATTGGTTGCTTGTCCTCTTTAGTACAGTTAGATCTAAGtggaaataattttgttttccttcctGAAAGCATGTCTCAACTCTCTAATCTTCGAAGACTCTATTTAGAGGGTTGCAAAAGTCTTCAATCATTGGAAAGTGTTCCGTCAACTGTTGATTATGTAATTGCAAACAATTGTACCTCACTGGAGAAATTGCCAAAACTGCAATTTAATCCTTCTAGGTCAGATCACTCCCGTTTAAATTTCCAGTGTTGCAACTGCTTCAAATTGGTTGACTATTTTCAAAGCAGTAACATGCTTCag GGACTACCAAACATTATTATTCCTGGAGGTAAAATTCCGAAATGGTTTTCCCTTGAATGTCAGGGTGGTAACATAGGAGTGTCTTTTCGTGGGTGTGATGACTTGATGGGAATTGCGTTGTGTATTGTACTTGTACCCAATGGGTCACAAGTCTCACAACTtacatataatttatttatcaatgAATTTAAATGGTTCGTACAAAATTTTCAGTTAAAATATGGTAATGTTGAATCACCTCACCGTTGGCTGCTCTATTTGTCCTCTCAATATTTGGGCTCTGATTGGGGTAAAATACTTAGTCACACTGATGCTAATGGACTCAGTCAACTCGAGATGAAATTATTAGCTAACAAAGAGGGGGTGGAGAAAATTGGGGTTCATTTGGTATACAAGCAAGACATCGTAGATCCCAATCAAACTATGGCACAGTGCATTAACAACAACAGTATACTGTATGAGGATCTGGCTGATTCTGAGGATCAGCCAGAATCAGAAATTTTTAACTTTGCCA TGGAAGGAGAGGATCAAACGTCCAAGAAGCTTGACTTCATTCATGGAGGGAAGAGCCATTGTTTCCAAGACATTGAAGATCCCAATCAAACTATAACAGAGTTGAGCATCAACAGCAGGACACTCTATGAGAATCTGGGTGATCTCTGCCATGATCTTTACCATTCAGCCGCAGAAGGTAGCAGAAATAAACGAAGCCGTGATGAGCAAGATTGGGCTGGACCTAGTGGAGAAGGCTACTCTAGTGATGAACCAAATCCAAAGACTTGGAGGTTGTATGGCTGA